From the genome of Triticum aestivum cultivar Chinese Spring chromosome 3B, IWGSC CS RefSeq v2.1, whole genome shotgun sequence, one region includes:
- the LOC123069380 gene encoding putative ubiquitin-conjugating enzyme E2 38: MVLSKLLQLFGVGKKKKKKDSKKKGKSINPVSQGAAPHSTLNILASNSLLDPCSSGAGTVLSVPKDEPECSSNISSMIKEGHGSENEDHKSFNQFDVVQDYSDHHYAKTSPGKTTKDWAKAIQNEWKLLQRDLPETIYVRVYEDRIDLIRAAIVGPAGTPYHDGLFFFDVCFPPEYPRCPPKVHFHSSGLRLNPNLYESGKVCLSLLNTWLGSGSEKWGKSNSTMLQVLVSIQGLVLNDKPYFNEPVIFSSKEKHSLGYNQTAFVLTCKLMLYLLQKPPKHFETLIVCHFHERERAILEACRAYGSGMVVGSSVKDGRTYLRNKCFAGFKKSLDAQAELLAKELAANRLRELQLKRVVPAADKTMSTS; the protein is encoded by the exons ATGGTTCTGAGCAAGCTGCTTCAGCTGTTTGGAgtaggcaagaagaagaagaagaaggattccAAGAAGAAAG GAAAGTCCATCAACCCTGTTTCGCAAG GTGCTGCTCCACACTCTACTCTTAATATCCTTGCGAGTAACAGTCTCTTGGATCCATGTTCAAGTGGGGCTGGTACGGTGCTATCAGTGCCAAAGGACGAGCCTGAATGTTCGAGTAATATCTCATCCATGATAAAGGAAGGACATGGATCTGAAAATGAGGATCACAAGTCATTTAACCAATTTGATGTTGTTCAAGATTACTCTGACCACCACTATGCAAAGACTTCACCAGGGAAG ACCACGAAAGATTGGGCGAAAGCAATCCAAAATGAATGGAAGCTTCTGCAGAGAGATCTACCTG AAACTATTTATGTTAGAGTTTATGAAGATAGGATTGATCTTATTAGGGCTGCCATTGTTGGGCCTGCTGGAACTCCATATCATGATGGTCTGTTCTTCTTTGATGTTTGTTTTCCTCCTGAATACCCGCGATGTCCACCG AAAGTTCATTTCCATTCGAGTGGGCTTCGGCTTAATCCAAACTTGTACGAGAGTGGTAAAGTTTGCCTCAGCCTGCTGAACACTTGGTTAGGTTCTGGATCTGAGAAGTGGGGCaagtcaaattccaccatgctgcaGGTGTTGGTCTCCATCCAGGGCCTTGTGTTGAATGATAAACCATACTTTAATGAGCCAGTCATCTTTAGCTCTAAAGAAAAGCATTCCCTTGGATATAATCAGACTGCATTTGTCCTAACCTGCAAGTTGATGTTGTATTTACTTCAGAAGCCTCCAAAG CATTTTGAGACCCTCATTGTGTGCCATTTCCATGAGCGGGAGCGGGCCATCCTAGAGGCATGCCGTGCATATGGTTCTGGCATGGTCGTCGGATCATCGGTCAAGGATGGCCGGACTTACCTCCGCAACAAGTGCTTTGCGGGTTTCAAGAAGTCCCTGGATGCCCAGGCTGAACTTCTCGCGAAGGAGCTAGCCGCAAACAGACTTCGTGAGCTACAACTGAAGAGAGTGGTGCCTGCTGCAGATAAGACCATGTCTACCAGCTAG